The following proteins are co-located in the Sporolactobacillus pectinivorans genome:
- a CDS encoding ABC transporter permease, translating into MSQSEQSHAEQDFVKERGPFVTALADFWKAFRKNKPAIVGACIVLFFILLAVFANFIAPQGINDQNINIRLEPPSAQHWLGTDDFGRDILSRIVFGARLSLRVGFLAVIGSIIFGTFLGVIAGYFGKIIDTVISRFFDILLAFPSILLSIAIVSVLGPSLNNALIAIAIVNIPVFGRLVRSRVLTVKEEEYVVAARSVGMGNTRIILNHILPNSFAPIIVQGTLNIATAILDAAGLGFLGMGAQPPQPEWGTMLSDSRQYITDAPWTVLFPGLAIILVVIGFNLMGDGLRDALDPRNKN; encoded by the coding sequence ATGTCTCAATCCGAACAGAGTCATGCTGAGCAGGATTTCGTAAAAGAGAGAGGCCCTTTTGTCACCGCTTTGGCTGATTTCTGGAAAGCTTTCCGCAAGAACAAGCCGGCGATCGTTGGGGCGTGTATTGTGCTCTTCTTTATTCTGCTTGCTGTGTTTGCCAATTTCATCGCTCCCCAGGGGATTAATGATCAGAATATCAACATACGACTTGAGCCGCCCTCAGCGCAACATTGGCTTGGGACGGATGATTTTGGCCGAGACATACTCAGCCGTATTGTCTTTGGTGCCAGATTGTCGCTTCGTGTCGGATTCCTTGCCGTGATTGGTTCCATTATTTTCGGAACATTTCTTGGAGTAATTGCCGGATATTTCGGGAAGATTATAGACACCGTCATCTCACGCTTTTTTGATATTCTGCTGGCATTTCCGAGTATATTGCTGTCGATAGCCATTGTTTCAGTACTTGGTCCGTCCCTGAATAATGCGCTGATAGCAATCGCTATTGTCAATATTCCGGTTTTTGGACGCCTGGTTCGTTCGCGTGTGCTCACGGTCAAGGAAGAAGAGTATGTGGTGGCTGCCCGCTCCGTTGGCATGGGCAATACGCGGATCATTTTGAATCACATACTTCCCAACAGCTTTGCGCCGATTATTGTTCAAGGAACGCTAAATATTGCAACGGCTATTCTTGACGCGGCTGGTTTGGGATTTCTGGGAATGGGGGCACAGCCCCCCCAACCGGAATGGGGGACAATGCTTTCTGATTCCAGACAGTATATCACAGACGCGCCTTGGACCGTCCTTTTCCCAGGTCTTGCGATTATTCTGGTAGTTATCGGTTTTAATCTAATGGGGGACGGCCTTCGCGATGCGCTTGATCCGCGTAATAAAAACTGA
- a CDS encoding ABC transporter permease, protein MLSYSIKRLLMLIPVLLGMTIIVFLIIHAIPGNPALTILGTKATPEAIRNLDRSLGLDQPLYVQYFTYLKNILSGNLGTSIQDNTPIASEIWPHLAATIELSFVAMVIAVVVGINAGIISAWKQNSAFDYVAMIVALVGVSMPIFWLGLLEQWAFSVKLNWLPSIGQTDIVTTVQPITNLYLIDTLLEGQIGQFWMVLRHLILPAVALATIPTAIIARMTRSSMLEVLKSDYIRTAKAKGEHMFWIVYKYALKNAFIPILTVIGLQTGMLLGGAILTETIFGWPGIGLYVYNAIQYRDYPVIQSGILVISFIFVMVNFVVDLLYGLFDPRIKYR, encoded by the coding sequence ATGCTTTCATACTCCATCAAACGTCTGTTGATGCTCATTCCGGTACTTCTTGGAATGACAATAATTGTTTTCTTAATTATTCATGCTATACCCGGCAATCCGGCGTTAACCATTTTGGGGACAAAAGCTACCCCTGAAGCGATACGAAATCTGGATCGGTCATTGGGTCTGGACCAGCCTCTATATGTTCAATATTTTACCTATTTAAAAAATATTCTCAGCGGAAATCTGGGGACGTCGATTCAGGACAATACACCGATCGCCAGCGAGATTTGGCCACACCTTGCCGCAACTATTGAGCTCTCTTTTGTTGCCATGGTCATCGCTGTAGTAGTTGGCATTAATGCCGGCATTATCAGCGCGTGGAAACAAAACTCCGCATTCGATTACGTGGCCATGATTGTGGCATTGGTCGGCGTCTCTATGCCGATCTTCTGGCTGGGACTTCTGGAACAGTGGGCTTTTTCTGTAAAACTGAACTGGCTGCCTTCAATAGGACAGACGGACATTGTCACCACTGTTCAGCCAATTACAAATCTTTATCTGATTGATACTTTGCTGGAAGGACAAATCGGACAGTTCTGGATGGTTCTGCGGCATCTGATTCTTCCGGCTGTCGCGCTGGCAACAATACCAACTGCAATCATCGCGCGCATGACAAGATCCAGCATGCTTGAAGTATTGAAGTCTGATTACATCAGGACGGCTAAAGCGAAAGGAGAGCATATGTTCTGGATCGTCTATAAATATGCGCTGAAAAATGCTTTTATTCCGATTCTGACGGTTATCGGCCTGCAAACCGGTATGTTGCTTGGAGGAGCTATTCTGACTGAAACTATTTTTGGATGGCCCGGTATCGGATTATATGTTTACAATGCCATACAGTACCGGGACTATCCTGTAATCCAGTCAGGTATTCTGGTCATTTCTTTTATTTTTGTTATGGTGAATTTTGTCGTCGATTTGCTCTATGGTCTGTTCGACCCTCGTATTAAATACCGTTAA
- a CDS encoding ABC transporter ATP-binding protein, which translates to MNEPLLKVENLKKYYPIKSGILGKVSETVRAVDGVSFTVNEGETLGIVGESGCGKSTTGRMIMRLIEPTEGSIHFEGKDILNLSKNEMRKTRKDIQMIFQDPFASLNPRQTVGSIIEEPMIVHKMGDRKQRRKRVEELLELVGLSAYQAKRYPHQFSGGQRQRIGIARALAVRPKLIIADEPVSALDVSVQSQVLNLLQDLQKKFNLTYIFIAHDLSVVRHISNRVGVMYLGKIVEISESENLYNHPDHPYTKALLSAVPIPDPDNRTERIILSGDVPSPAHPPSGCAFHDRCPVAMDICSREKPVMKKMKDGRRVSCHLYD; encoded by the coding sequence AATACTACCCGATAAAAAGTGGAATCTTAGGCAAGGTTTCAGAGACTGTTCGTGCTGTTGACGGCGTCAGTTTTACTGTTAATGAAGGTGAAACACTCGGCATTGTCGGTGAATCAGGATGCGGCAAATCGACCACGGGCCGCATGATTATGCGGTTGATCGAACCTACTGAAGGCAGCATTCACTTTGAGGGCAAAGATATTTTAAATCTTTCAAAAAATGAAATGCGGAAAACAAGAAAAGACATCCAGATGATTTTTCAGGATCCTTTCGCTTCGCTTAACCCGCGCCAGACTGTCGGCAGTATTATTGAAGAGCCGATGATTGTCCATAAAATGGGTGACCGGAAGCAGCGCCGGAAGCGTGTTGAGGAATTGCTTGAACTGGTCGGACTGAGCGCCTATCAGGCCAAACGTTATCCGCATCAGTTCAGCGGCGGCCAGCGGCAGAGGATCGGCATCGCCCGCGCGCTCGCTGTCCGGCCTAAACTGATTATTGCCGATGAACCCGTATCCGCACTGGATGTATCGGTTCAGTCTCAAGTGCTCAATCTGCTTCAGGATCTCCAGAAAAAATTTAACCTCACCTATATATTTATAGCTCACGATTTAAGTGTTGTACGACATATCAGTAATCGTGTCGGCGTCATGTATCTGGGGAAGATTGTCGAAATCTCGGAAAGCGAAAACCTGTACAATCATCCTGACCATCCATACACAAAAGCCTTGCTTTCAGCCGTACCAATTCCTGATCCGGACAATAGAACGGAACGTATTATCCTGTCAGGCGATGTACCAAGTCCGGCTCATCCGCCTTCCGGTTGTGCTTTTCATGACCGTTGCCCGGTGGCGATGGATATTTGTTCCAGGGAAAAACCGGTAATGAAGAAGATGAAGGACGGAAGACGGGTCTCCTGCCATTTATATGACTGA